Proteins from a single region of Cydia amplana chromosome 17, ilCydAmpl1.1, whole genome shotgun sequence:
- the LOC134656004 gene encoding spidroin-2-like, translating to MGTTRRSQGSWGPQGAGSSASGSATATVSSRPEEIIIIEERPEVTVTANANANAGQQRPYGPNGPYGPYGPQGPGAAAAAAAAAQAGSQRPEVTVTANANANAGQQRPYGPNGPYGPYGPQGPGAAAAAAAAAQAGSQGSRGLQLQVPGAGAAAAAAAQAGLQGSRGLQGPGAAAAAAAAAQAGSQGPYGQQQQQQASAGAAAQAGSQGPWGPQGLAASQGSASAGSPVIIIEEGAGSSAAAGSGYGAGSGQPWFGGRKVCRLSRRQFVVKIGTRRQPCLTC from the exons atggGGACCACAAGGC gatcacaaggatcatggGGACCACAAGGCGCAGGATCTTCAGCTAGCGGTTCTGCTACTGCTACTGTCTCATCTCGTCCAGAAGAGATCATCATAATTGAGGAGCGACCAGAAGTGACCGTGACTGCCAACGCTAACGCGAACGCTGGACAACAAAGACCTTACGGTCCAAACGGACCATACGGCCCATACGGAccacaaggaccaggagctgcagctgccgctgctgccgctgcccaagcaggatcacaa CGACCAGAAGTGACCGTGACTGCCAACGCTAACGCGAACGCTGGACAACAAAGACCTTACGGACCAAACGGACCATACGGCCCATACGGAccacaaggaccaggagctgcagctgcagctgctgccgctgcccaagcaggatcacaaggatcacggggactacaa ctacaagtaCCAGGAGCtggagctgccgctgctgccgctgcccaagcaggattacaaggatcacggggactacaaggaccaggagctgcagctgccgctgctgccgctgcccaagcaggatcacaaggaccatacggacaacaacaacaacaacaagctaGCGCTGgggccgctgcccaagcaggatcacaaggaccatGGGGACCACAAGGACTGGCCGCTTCACAAGGATCAGCTAGCGCCGGAAGCCCAGTCATCATCATCGAGGAAG GCGCTGGTTCCTCTGCCGCCGCCGGATCAGGATACGGGGCAGGATCCGGCCAACCATGGTTCGGAGGACGCAAGGTCTGCCGTCTCTCACGCAGACAATTCGTCGTCAAGATCGGCACCAGGCGCCAACCATGTCTTACTTGCTAG
- the LOC134656005 gene encoding spidroin-2-like gives MRATTLVILCCAVAYAGAQQVDEDAALAAMWNLESQMSETKSDKRDSISVENGTTYEKQTTRKEFHRKVAKPNISGEDKIVRTFVIETAADGQETIYEEDVVIHKVPGGGSTSTATGRRAISGLGGSSASSSAAANAGASPRPQSGSTSSSANAAALAQSGPEGPSGPRGPYGQQQQASPGAAAAAAAAAQAGSQGPYGQQGPGAAAAAAAAAQAGSQGSRGLQGPGAAAAAAAAAQAGSQGSWGLQGPGAGAAAAAAAQAGSQGSRGLQGPGAAAAAAAAAQAGSQGSRGLAAAAAQAGSQGSRGLQGPGAAAAAAAAAQAGSQGSRGLQGPGAGAAAAAGAAAAAAAQAGSQGSRGLQGPGAAAAAAAAAQAGSQGTYGQQQQQASAAAAAAAAAAAAAQAGSQGSRGLQGPGAGAAAAAAAAQAGSQGSRGLQGPGAAAAAAAAAQAGSQGSRGLQGPGAAAAAAAAAAAAAQAGSQGSRGLAAAAAQAGSQGSRGLQGPGAAAAAAAAAQAAAAAAAQAGSQGSRGLQGPGAAAAAAAAAQARSQ, from the exons ATGAGAGCAACCACCCTCGTGATCTTGTGCTGTGCGGTGGCG tatGCCGGAGCCCAACAAGTGGATGAAGATGCCGCCCTTGCGGCTATGTGGAACTTGGAGAGCCAAATGAGCGAAACCAAATCTGACAAGCGTGACTCCATTTCCGTCGAGAACGGAACAACTTACGAAAAACAAACAACTCGCAAGGAGTTCCACAGAAAAGTTGCTAAACCAAATATCTCAGGCGAAGACAAGATAGTGAGGACGTTCGTCATCGAGACCGCCGCTGATGGTCAAGAGACCATTTACGAAGAGGATGTGGTCATCCACAAGGTGCCAGGTGGCGGAAGCACGTCCACCGCCACTGGACGCCGCGCTATTTCAGGTCTCGGTGGCTCTTCAGCCAGCTCTAGCGCTGCAGCCAACGCCGGTGCCAGCCCTCGCCCGCAATCTGGTTCAACATCCTCATCAGCTAATGCAGCAGCATTAGCTCAATCAGGACCAGAAGGACCAAGCGGGCCACGAGGACCATAcggacaacaacaacaagctaGC ccaggagctgcagctgccgctgctgccgctgcccaagcaggatcacaaggaccatACGGAcaacaaggaccaggagctgcagctgccgctgctgccgctgcccaagcaggatcacaaggatcacggggactacaaggaccaggagctgcagctgccgctgctgccgctgcccaagcaggatcacaaggatcatggggactacaaggaccaggagctggagctgccgctgctgccgctgcccaagcaggatcacaaggatcacggggactacaaggaccaggagctgcagctgccgctgctgccgctgcccaagcaggatcacaaggatcacggggacta gctgctgccgctgcccaagcaggatcacaaggatcacggggactacaaggaccaggagctgcagctgccgctgctgccgctgcccaagcaggatcacaaggatcacggggactacaaggaccaggagctggagctgccgctgctgcc ggagctgccgctgctgccgctgcccaagcaggatcacaaggatcacggggactacaaggaccaggagctgcagctgccgctgctgccgctgcccaagcaggatcacaaggaacatatggacaacaacaacaacaagctaGCGCtg ctgcagctgccgctgctgcc gctgctgccgctgcccaagcaggatcacaaggatcacggggactacaaggaccaggagctggagctgccgctgct gctgccgctgcccaagcaggatcacaaggatcacggggactacaaggaccaggagctgcagctgccgctgctgccgctgcccaagcaggatcacaaggatcacggggactacaaggaccaggagctgcagctgccgctgctgcc gccgctgctgccgctgcccaagcaggatcacaaggatcacggggacta gctgctgccgctgcccaagcaggatcacaaggatcacggggactacaaggaccaggagctgcagctgccgctgctgccgctgcccaa gctgccgctgctgccgctgcccaagcaggatcacaaggatcacggggactacaaggaccaggagctgcagctgccgctgctgccgctgcccaagcacgttcacaa